A window from Vicia villosa cultivar HV-30 ecotype Madison, WI unplaced genomic scaffold, Vvil1.0 ctg.000493F_1_1, whole genome shotgun sequence encodes these proteins:
- the LOC131628930 gene encoding protein FAR1-RELATED SEQUENCE 3 has product MDVHVINAEEESDHQAKSDDADAEPSDSEINNAENSGFYDEDGISEPYLGMEFDSEEVAKAYYDDYAKHIGFTSKVGSRSRAKADGLNVYKEFVCEREGLKKRFNEGCDAMIRIELKGQNKWVVTKFVREHSHSTGSSSEAPSLHQGKHFSSVGRTMPESYQGVGLVPSGVMYLSMDGNHHISNQNSCAVLNIHAATASEVSHPVKNATSGNYTVRPPFQNRTLGKDAHNLLEYFMKMQAENPGFFYAIQLDEDNHMSNVFWADARSRTAYSHFGDAVHLDTTCRANQYRVPFAPFTGVNNHGQVVLFGCALLLDDSEASFLWLFKTFLTAMNDRQPVSLITDQDRAIQAAVSQVFPQTRHCINKWHVLREGQEKLAHVCLSHPNFQGELYNCINLTETIEEFELSWNSILDKYELRSNDWLQSLYNARAQWVPAYFRDSFFAAMSPNQGFGGSFFDGYVIQQMTLPLFFKQYEKALESWIEKEIEADFETICTTPVLRTPSPMEKQAANLYTRKIFLKFQEELVETFVYTANIIEGDDVNSTFKVAKFEDVDKAYTVAFNHAELRANCTCQMFEYSGILCRHILTVFTVTNVLTLPSYYILKRWTKNAKSSAGSDERTGELHSQESLTLRYSNLCREAIRYAEEGAVTVETYNAAVTGLKEGGKKVAAMKRSVAKATPPNNQVSGTTYNDKKTTTSSTSDLTPLLWPRHDEITRFNLNDSGGPVQSVADLNLPRTAPVYLHRDDGSSGNMAVLPCLKSMTWVMENKNSSHGSKVAVINLKLQDYGRSPSTEAEVKFQLSRVSLEPMLKSMAYISEQLSTPANKVAVINLKLQDADTTSGESEVKFQVSKDTLGAMLRSMAYIREQLSHAGDGQSEPLLKKHRK; this is encoded by the exons ATGGATGTTCATGTGATAAATGCTGAAGAAGAAAGTGATCATCAAGCTAAGTCAGATGACGCGGATGCAGAACCTAGTGACAGTGAAATTAACAATGCTGAAAACTCTGGATTTTACGATGAGGATGGGATTTCCGAGCCGTATTTGGGTATGGAATTCGATTCAGAAGAAGTTGCCAAGGCTTACTATGATGATTACGCGAAGCACATCGGTTTCACCTCTAAGGTTGGCTCACGTAGCCGCGCTAAAGCCGACGGGTTGAATGTGTATAAGGAGTTTGTGTGTGAGAGGGAGGgtttaaagaaaaggtttaatGAGGGGTGTGACGCGATGATTAGGATTGAGCTGAAGGGTCAAAATAAATGGGTTGTAACCAAGTTTGTGAGGGAGCATAGTCATTCGACGGGGAGTTCCAGCGAGGCGCCGAGCCTTCATCAGGGTAAGCATTTTTCCAGTGTCGGGAGGACTATGCCTGAGAGTTATCAAGGAGTTGGACTTGTTCCGAGTGGTGTCATGTATTTATCTATGGATGGGAATCATCATATTTCTAATCAGAATAGTTGTGCGGTGCTAAATATTCATGCTGCCACTGCTTCTGAAGTAAGTCACCCTGTTAAAAATGCCACATCAGGTAATTATACTGTCAGGCCCCCTTTTCAAAACAGGACATTAGGGAAGGATGCCCATAATCTGCTGGAGTATTTTATGAAAATGCAGGCTGAGAATCCTGGTTTCTTCTATGCTATACAGCTGGATGAAGACAATCATATGTCGAATGTCTTTTGGGCTGATGCCCGATCCAGGACAGCTTACAGTCATTTTGGTGATGCAGTTCATCTGGATACCACGTGCAGAGCTAACCAGTATAGAGTGCCATTTGCTCCTTTTACTGGAGTCAACAATCATGGCCAGGTGGTTTTGTTTGGTTGTGCACTCCTTTTGGACGACTCGGAGGCTTCTTTTTTGTGGCTCTTTAAGACATTTCTCACAGCAATGAATGATCGACAGCCTGTCTCGTTAATTACCGATCAAGACAGAGCCATACAGGCAGCAGTTTCACAAGTTTTCCCACAAACTCGCCACTGTATTAACAAGTGGCATGTATTGAGAGAAGGCCAGGAAAAGTTGGCCCATGTGTGTCTATCGCATCCAAATTTTCAGGGTGAACTTTATAATTGTATTAACTTGACAGAAACCATCGAAGAGTTTGAGTTGTCTTGGAATTCTATCCTTGATAAATATGAGCTTAGAAGCAATGATTGGCTTCAGTCCTTGTATAATGCTCGTGCTCAATGGGTTCCAGCATACTTCCGTGATTCATTTTTTGCTGCAATGTCTCCTAATCAAGGATTTGGTGGTTCTTTTTTTGATGGTTATGTCATCCAACAGATGACATTGCCATTGTTCTTTAAGCAATATGAAAAAGCTCTAGAGAGCTGGATTGAAAAGGAAATAGAAGCAGACTTCGAGACAATTTGCACGACACCAGTTTTGAGGACACCTTCACCAATGGAGAAACAGGCTGCTAATCTTTatacaagaaaaatatttttgaagtttCAGGAAGAGCTAGTTGAAACTTTTGTTTATACTGCAAATATAATTGAAGGAGATGATGTAAATAGCACATTCAAGGTTGCGAAATTTGAGGATGTTGACAAGGCATATACTGTTGCATTCAACCATGCTGAATTGAGAGCTAACTGTACTTGCCAAATGTTTGAGTATTCAGGCATTCTTTGCAGGCACATTTTAACTGTTTTCACTGTGACAAATGTACTTACATTACCATCCTATTACATCTTAAAACGGTGGACAAAAAATGCAAAAAGTAGCGCTGGATCGGATGAACGTACTGGTGAATTACATAGTCAGGAGTCTCTGACATTGAGGTACAGTAATCTATGTCGGGAAGCCATAAGATATGCCGAGGAAGGAGCAGTAACTGTGGAAACTTATAATGCTGCAGTGACTGGTCTTAAAGAAGGTGGAAAGAAGGTTGCTGCGATGAAAAGAAGTGTTGCCAAAGCAACACCTCCTAATAATCAAGTCAGCGGGACTACTTATAATGACAAGAAGACCACCACCAGTTCAACTTCAGATTTAACTCCTCTTTTGTGGCCGCGACACGATGAAATAACGAGGTTTAATCTTAATGATTCTGGTGGTCCAGTTCAATCAGTTGCTGACCTAAATTTGCCACGAACGGCCCCAGTGTATCTTCATCGAGATGATGGTTCTTCTGGAAACATG gCGGTTCTTCCATGCCTAAAATCCATGACATGGGTAATGGAGAACAAAAACTCCAGTCATGGGAGTAAAGTAGCTGTTATCAATCTGAAG TTGCAAGATTATGGTAGGAGTCCATCAACAGAAGCTGAGGTTAAGTTTCAGctctcaagagtttctttggaGCCAATGCTGAAGTCTATGGCCTATATCAGTGAACAGCTCTCAACACCAGCAAATAAGGTTGCTGTAATAAATCTCAAG CTTCAAGATGCGGATACAACATCCGGCGAGTCAGAAGTTAAGTTTCAGGTGTCCAAGGATACATTGGGTGCTATGCTACGATCAATGGCCTATATCCGCGAGCAACTATCTCATGCT GGAGATGGACAATCAGAACCTCTGTTGAAAAAGCATAGGAAGTAA
- the LOC131628905 gene encoding uncharacterized protein LOC131628905, with the protein MKYYEGGEKVKVVKLQTLHRQYELLSMGEDEKIAVYVSKVQKLVHIMKAIQESNKVEDLKWEDLVGSLEAHEIRIVERKGVHDSIQALQVQSWKKDGSSNKFKGKFDKTQGKKSWSNPHKHHVNDRASKSSKREGGNYRKDKEDKKGVQCYNCEKWGHMSKHYWYKKDNGSKKGKDEGTNLACQDSDDSEGGMVVMAAVVDNHVESKM; encoded by the exons ATGAAgtattatgaaggaggtgagaaagTCAAGGTTGTCAAGTTGCAGACCTTGCATCGGCAATATGAGTTGTTGTCGATGGGAGAAGATGAAAAGATTGCAGTATATGTGTCAAAAGTCCAGAAACTCGTCCATATCATGAAGG ctattcaagaatccaacaaAGTCGAAGACCTAAAATGGGAGGATCTGGTTGGTTCGTTGGAGGCTCATGAGATTAGGATTGTTGAAAGAAAGGGAGTTCATGATTCGATACAGGCACTACAGGTTCAGTCGTGGAAAAAGGATGGTagttccaacaaattcaaaggaAAATTCGACAAGACTCAAGGCAAGAAGTCTTGGTCGAACCCTCACAAGCATCATGTCAATGATAGAGCTTCTAAATCCTCGAAAAGAGAAGGAGGGAACTATCGaaaggacaaagaagataaaaaaggTGTGCAATGCTATAACTGTGAAAAATGGGGTCACATGTCCAAACATTATTGGTACAAGAAAGACAATGGATCGAAAAAAGGCAAGGACGAAGGAACGAACCTTGCATGCCAAGATTCAGATGATTCTGAAGGTGGTATGGTGGTTATGGCTGCAGTTGTAGATAACCATGTTGAATCCAAAATGTGA